One Setaria viridis chromosome 5, Setaria_viridis_v4.0, whole genome shotgun sequence genomic region harbors:
- the LOC117856998 gene encoding DNA repair RAD52-like protein 1, mitochondrial, protein MAPGALARHLLRRAPTPRLARPFAAKARASRRPQEPELPSEEENDFAGGEVAAPTEGISKPLAEVLKELGKRVPDSLVKTRVEDNGFAIKYIPWHIVNKILNIHAPEWSGEVRSIVYSSDGKSVSVVYRVTLHGIDAEIYREATGTASVDDTGYGDPVQKAEAMAFRRACARLGLGLHLYHEDMS, encoded by the exons ATGGCTCCCGGTGCACTagcccgccacctcctccgccgcgcgcccacCCCTCGCCTCGCGCGCCCCTTCGCCGCGAAGGCCCGCGCGTCCCGGCGGCCGCAGGAACCGGAGCTCCCGTCGGAGGAGGAGAAcgacttcgccggcggcgaggttgcCGCCCCCACCGAGGGCATCAGCAAGCCGCTCGCCGAGGTCCTCAAGGAGCTCGGGAAGAGGGTTCCCGACTCCCTCGTGAAGACCCGCGTCGAGGATAACGGCTTCGCTATCAAGTACATCCCATG GCACATTGTGAACAAAATTCTCAACATACATGCTCCTG AGTGGTCTGGTGAGGTCCGCAGCATTGTTTATTCATCTGATGGGAAATCTGTATCTGTTGTCTACCGTGTGACTCTTCATGGGATTGATGCGGAG ATCTACAGAGAGGCCACTGGAACTGCTTCTGTCGATGATACAGGCTATGGAGATCCCGTGCAGAAGGCAGAAGCTATGGCTTTTCGTCGTGCTTGTGCACGTCTTGGTCTTGGACTTCATCTCTACCATGAAGATATGTCATAG